From the Syngnathus typhle isolate RoL2023-S1 ecotype Sweden linkage group LG22, RoL_Styp_1.0, whole genome shotgun sequence genome, the window TTCCACATGCCTCACTCGTGTGCGAAGTCGCCGACGTGCGTCACGAACGCCAGGCGCCTCATTAACCTctacttttgtgtgtgtgtgtgtgtcgcccaCCACAGGGGGCACGCTGCGCATCTACGCCGACAGTCTGAAGCCCAACATCCCCTACAAGACCATCCTGCTCTCCACCCGGGACACGGCCGACTTCGCCGTGGCCGAAGCCTTGGAGAAGTACGGCTTGGAGAAGGAGAACCCTCGAGAGTACTGCATCGCCCGGGTAGCTatcgggcggggggggggggggggggggtttcgaCAATGTTTGGCAAAGCACACTCTGCTCTTGAACACAACATGCAAACCTCAATGGGATGACTTTGACGCGGCCAGCAGATGCTGACGCTTGGCTTTCTTCCACGCTGCAACATCACGCGCGCTCCcacgcacaaacgcacacacacggctTATCGTTGTAATTTGCTGATGAGGTGGCGGCACAAACACTCGGGTAGCTTAGTAAGCTCGTCAAGCCagtgtgcggcggcggcggcggcggcggcctttgCTGTGCGGTATCATAAAAGATGCCAAACGTGTTTGTCAAATGTTTACAGCTgccttttgtgttgttgttgtgtagCAAGACGACAAATCTGGCAAAGAGGCCATCCTGGACGACGGCGAGTGTCCTTTGCAGATCTTCAGGGACTGGCCGGCAGACAGAGGTCAGTTGCTGTTCGCGTGTCTctgctgcccccttgtggctcTCTTGCAACATTACAACATCAATgtgaatttcttttcttttttttttcttttgcaggtGCCTTGGTTTTCCAGCTGAAGAAGAGACCGCCCGACTACCACTTGCGCAAGACGAGGAAAGCAGATGACAAGGGCCTGCAAGGGAAGAACGGCTCTGGGCCCTTGCCGCCGGAAAAACTGCCCTATCTGGTGGAGCTGAGCCCGGGTACGCGCACGCCCTCTGCATCCCGAGCACATTTGCGGCGACCGAGGTGAAGTCTTCTCATGTTGACGAGCCCAGATGCTGCACGTGAACTTTGGGCCAACTCGTAATCCAGCCCGGTCCGCGCCAAATGCTTGTCTGTAATTTCGGACGCTTGCTCGCTCCGTCTGCTTGGAAATGAAGGGAATCGATCCcaaagtgaattttatttttccagctCGAGTTTGCCTAACGTGCCTAACAAGCTTGTTTCTTGCTCCTGACCTGAATTAGCCCTCGACCCGCCGCTCCCACTAACACGTGAAGAGCACAATAATGATGCTAATCTCTTAGCTAACCAGGTTGCGCTGCATTTTCACCCTGTGCTGtgtctctttcttttctttcccgcTTTCTCGCGGCATGGTGCGGCACTGctgctgtgcgtgtgtgtgtgtgtgtgtgtgtgtgtgtgtgtgtgtgtgtggggcgtTCCTTGTGCATGTCTTCTGCTTCCTGTGCCTGCCTGCGCTAGGGCGAGGGAATCACTATGCCTACTACGCCTATCGGCATCACGAAGGTAAAAAGTGCATCTCGCACCTTCTTTCCGTGTCTGCACGTTTgtcatttaaaagcaaaaatagCGTGAGGAGTGAAATGAAAATGGCCCAAATTcaggtctctttttttttttttttttacgcgatCCACTTGAAGcgtcgttctttttttttttgcagtattttTAGCTGCAGCTCTCTGAGCAAATGATTGGGTATCAGAAAAacctcctgttttttttccccctttccttCCTTTCACCACAGACGTCAACTTTTCCTTTCTCACTGTTCTTCCTTTCACTTGTACTAAACTGCGCATTAACAAACTATCACTAACGACTCACAAATTGCCACCATTAGTCATTTGAAAGGTGCAATGAGTAAAAATTGAATAGatgaaatttatatatatatatatttttttactttgatgctttttttttcttttcccattaATGAAGCCCGCCCTTGCATTGCAGACGGGTCCGACTCCCGCGACAAACCCAAGCTGTACCGGCTGCAGCACAGCGTCACCGAGGTGGGCTCGGACTGCACCGACGACGGCGCCATCCAGGTAGCCAGCCAAATTCGGCTCCCCCGCCGGCCCGGCTCGCGCGGCGCCGCCCGTGACATTTGCTTGCCTCGCCAGCTGCTGGGCCCGGGCGTGCTGCCTCACCACTGCAACCTGACTCACAGCGAGGGACTGGTGACGGTGACGCCGCGCGGCCCCGAGGCCGAAACCTTCGTGGACGGCCAGCGCGTGGGCGAGACGGTGGCGCTGCGCTCGGGCGCCACGCTGCGCTTCGGATCGGCGCTGGTCTTCAAGTTCGTCGACCCGCTCTACGACCAGGCCGCCAAGAGGGAGCCGCCCGGCGCCATGCGCGCAAGGCACAAGTCCGGGTGAGCGAAAGGAGCAGCCGGTGTCGGATCTGCTTTCAATTGTAATCCGAGCCGCTGCTGGTTCTCCCCATCTGTGAGGGCTGATGAGGTTTGAGATGAAGGGAGCAAATGAAAGGAGAAAGTTTGCGCGGGGCCTCTAATCTCATCAGCGTGGGGTAGGGTGGggcctcctcatcttcctccttctGGGTTCCCGATATAAGCAAGAGCGTGAAAaggatcatttttttttgtttcaacgtGAGGGAATTGTGGCAATCGTCGTCTTTTGCAGCCAATGCAAACATTTTGCGCACGTCTTCATGTGTGTGGTCACAAGTGGGTTCCTCCTCAAACATGACATTTGACCACAGCATTGCGGCCTTCAAAGTTTTCCTGGAAGAGTTTTGTCAGACATCTTGCGGTCAGTCacgttgctttttttgtttttgtgtgggcCACTGCAGGAGCGTTCCCGACACCACCTTTGACCTCCAGGGTGACATGCACGGCGTGGCCGCCATCCCCACCAGCAAGGTAACGCGCCATCTTGACCTCGGTGAAAGCGAGCGAGGTCCCAGCGGTGCTCGTGCTTCTGGCAGAGCTCCGGGAAGTTGGAGATGGAGCGCGGGATGGTGAAGCCCATGATCCGAGGCGAGCCGCAGGACGGCCGGACCCAGGACGGCTCGGGCGACCGGCCCGACCTGACCCTCCCGGCCAGCATCGAGTTCCGGGAAAACTGTGAGTCGAAGCTCAGACTCCACATGGCCGCGCTCGCTTCTGACGCGTGGACCTTTTGCGCACAGCCGAAGACACGTTCCTGTCGGCCATCATCAACTACACCAACAGCTCGACGGTGCACTTCAAGCTGTCGCCCACGTACGTGCTGTACATGGCGTGCCGCTTCGTGCTGTCGCCCGCCTACCGGCCCGACATGTCTCCCTCGGAGCGCACGCACAAAGTCATCGCCATCGTCAACAAGATGGTGAGCATGATGGAAGGCGTCATCCAGGTGAGCGCTCGTCAACCCGTCGGTCCGTGCTGTTGTCCGTCTGTCGGCGCTAAAGGCTAATGGGCTAACGTGTGAGTGGTGGCCGGCCCGATGGCTCGTTTTGTGGACGGCTTTTGAGTTTCTATTTGAAGACCTTGAGCCAGAGatgctcctcctcttcatctttaAATGTGACAAAGGACAAACTTGTGTGTGTCGTAGCGTAGCTGTTGACGTGTTCTCTCTCTGTCCTGTGAATGTgtcccttcctcttcctcctctgtcCATGCAGGAAAGTCCTGAAGGGGATCAGGTAGGGTAGCACATGATCAGACTCTTGCtctctttcttctttgtttttttttgtccttgtgcTTCTTTCAACCCACTTCTTCCCACTTGGTtgttgccgctgctgctgctgctgctgctgctgctgcttttttatTGCTGCCACTCTAACAgaaatggaaacaaaacaaatatctacACTGGTTCCTTGACTTATGGGTTTTATCGCTcggttgagttttttttcttcttccagcaAACGGCAAGAGCGTCAAAGCTGCTTTTAGCCACGGCTCACGCCCCGATGCTCACACGCAGATTAAGTCTAGCCCTTGGCATTAGGCCACGCCTCCTCCTGGCACACACGATTTGATGTGCGAGGAAGGAGTCAATGACTTTCTGATTGTGGTTATGGAAGAAAGTCAAGGCACCAGTGTAGCAGAAGCTAACGCAGCCTTCCACAGCTGGACGCGGTGACGTCATCCCCCGGCCGACTAATGATTCCATTCAGCTTCCGGGACCCGCCTGCCTGCCACTAAAACCAAAAGGAATGGCGAGCGGCCAAGCCCAAAGCgagtgcccgcccgcccgcccgcccgcgcggcGGTTGCATCCTCACGTCTTGTGTGTGACGTGACGCTTGTGAATGCACAAGTCTTTAACGCTTCATCTGTCTCTTGTTCCCTTTCTGGAACTTTTGGTCTTGGATGCACTCGGTCGGTCGGCTCCTTAACAACAACCGCTCCCGACGATAATCttctttttttgcttcagttgaCTTTTTGTTTCTCTCTCCCCCCCAAGGTGGGTGGGGGTAGACAAGTGGCCGCTGTGATTGGTGGCTCATATTAACCAATCAGCTCGTCAGACAGCAAGCCTAACCCTCCTCCATCAGGACAACACAAGAACGAGTTGCTCAATGAAATTATTGATCACCTGGCGGACTTTCATCCAAAGTCTCCGTTATTCAATTTGAGGGGCAGGATAGATGGGTCATGAAATGACCTCAAGGTGGTGCCACTGAGCATTAGTGGAGGAGGCGGCTGCCGTCTGGCGACTTGAACTTGACCGGCGGACCGGTCGCTCGTGTCACTGCCGAGCTCACCGTTGTTTGGCCGACTGCAATGACGGggcgagaagggggggggggggggcggagtttGCCGGGCATGTGTCTATCCTCCGGGTAACACCCCGCTCTTGGCCGCCGCTGACAACGACGGGGCGTCGGCGCTCACGGCGTTGCGGCTTTCTGTGCAGAAGCAGAAAAACATTGCGGGCGCCCTGGCCTTCTGGATGGCCAACGCGTCGGAGCTGCTCAACTTCATCAAGCAGGACCGCGACCTGAGCCGCGTCACGCTGGACGCCCAGGACGTCCTGGCGCACCTGGTCCAGATGGCCTTCAAGTGAGTGACACTTGCCCTTTGTCTTGGCACAAAGCCACGGCGCGTCGTATGAAAGGTGTGCGATGCGCCTCGGCAGGTACCTGGTGCACTGCCTGCAGGGCGACCTCAACAACTACATGGCCGCCTTCCTGGATGACCCCGAGGAGCACAATCCGCAGAGACCCAAGATAGGTGAGTGTCACAAACTGTGTGCACGCTGTTATATATTTatagctattttttttccctccccatccAGAGGACGTCCTGCACACGCTGACGGGCGCCATGTCTCTGCTGCGGCGTTGCCGCGTCAACGCGGCGCTGACCATCCAGCTCTTCTCGCAGCTCTTCCACTTCATCAACATGTGGCTCTTCAACAAGCTGGTGACGGACAGCGAGTCGGGCCTGTGCTGCCACTACTGGGGCGCCATCCTGCGCCAGCAGCTCAGCCACATCGAGGCCTGGGCCgagaagcagggcctggagctGGCCGCCGACTGCCACCTCAGTCGCATCGTGCAGGTGGGTCGGTCCGCCTCCTTTGATTGGCCAAATGGACGGGAACGGAGATTCTAAGATTTCTTTGCGCAGGCCACCACTCTGCTGACTATGGACAAGTACTCCATGCAGGACGTCCAGAACATCCACAGCACTTGCTTCAAGCTCAACTCGCTGCAGCTACACGCGCTCATGACCAACTACCACTGCGCCCCCGACGAGCCTTACATCCCGCCCGTAAGACGCCCGCCCATCCACACCAAAAGCTTTGGGGGGTCATTTTTACAAATTGATAACCTCTCGCCAGGAGCTGATCGACCACGTGGTGGCAGTGGCGGAGAACACGGCGGATGAGCTGGCACGCAGCGACGGGCGCGAGGTGCAGCTGGAGGAGGACCCTGACCTGCAGCTGCCCttcctgctgcccgaggacggCTACTCGTGCGACGTGGTGCGCAGCCTGCCCAACGGCCTGCAGGACTTCCTCGACCCGCTGCTACAGAGAGGTCGTCTGACGTTTGAAACACTCAAAAGTAGAAACTGGTGCTCCACAGTGACAAGAAAAAGTCCGTTCAGATTGTTTGACGTGAAAGAAACGCAAAATCTGCTCGCCTTTCATTTCACCCCAACGGAAAAGCGACATTGTCTTTGCCGAAGATCAAATCAGTTGAGTCAATAACTTTGTTGCCTTTGAAACATTGTgtaacttttttccccccctgttTTTTGGCCGCCAGGCTTCTGCCGGCTGACGCCGCACCCTCGCTCGCCCGGAACCTGGACGGTCCACTTTGAGGGGGCCGACTGCGACAGCCACTTTGCCGCCGTCGACAACTCTGACATGGTATGCGCCACGTCGTGCGCAAAATGAGAGCGTGTTTAAGTTATAAAATGCGCACACACCTTCTCTGTCATTGGCGCCTTTCTTGATGGCTTGAAACCAATTTCAGGACGGcacgtaaacacacacacacgcttttaGCTTTTCACCGATATTGCGGGAgcctcccctccccttccgTCCACAAATGGCCACCTCATAAACACAAAAGCGTCCATTTGGGCGCCAAAGTCCGGGAAAAGTAGACGCACGCTCAAAGCGTTGCGTCAGTGAAAGTGAGTCATTGTCGCGGGCGCTCTCCATTCGCTCGTCTGGCGCTCGCCGCACAACGCCGACAGAGGAGGCGGGGCGACGACACGAAAATTGGATGCAGACGTCTCGTTTTCGGGCACCTTGAGAGAAGATTTGCTCCTCTGATGTGGGAACGCGCGACCCTGCGCATCTGtgcatgggtgtgtgtgtgtgtgtgtgtgtgtgtgtgtgtgcgcagctgTGGTTTCCATTCTTGAGTGGCATCCAGCAACCCGCAGTTCCTCGGCGGttcccctgcctccctccctccctccctgctttCTGCGCTCCTCCTCAGACTGTCCACCACTTAGTCGTTTTTCTGGAGTTGCCACTCTGTCGCTCACCGCTGTCGTTTGTCTTTTCTCGTCTTTTCCTCCCCTGTCCGCGTCAGCCAATGAGGAAGGAGCCGGAGGTGGTGACGGTGACGCTGAAGAAGCACAACGGCATGGGCCTCAGCATCGTGGCCGCTAAGGTAAGGAAGCGCCGCCGCTGCTGTAGCCCACCGCCCGCATGTGTAAATGGTTTCCCGTGAAAGGCAACGCCAAAGAGCGAGGAGCCAAACGGCGTCCAGATGTTCTCGACGCCTGTAAATGTTTGGATTGAGTCTGTCACGAAATCGCACAAGACAAGGCGAGTGAAGTTGAAATAGAAAGCCTCTTTCCTGCTCACGGCCGCCCGCCGCTTTCCTGTGTGGGAAGGAAGCACGTCGAAAGGAAGCTTCCTGGCagcgccacgtttttttttaaaaccacacTCAATCgctcagcatgtgtgtgtgtgcgatggGAACGGCAGGTTGTCACACAGCTGCTCGGGCTGAGCTCCGCCTTATGTAACCccgccgtgtgtgtgcgtgcgtgcgtgcgcaaagCGGCGCTCCACCTCAGTGTAAGCAGCCGGCGTCCCGGCTCGCAGCTCTTCTGGGGAGGAACTTTGCCGCCGTTCAGGAACTTTTAGGACTCTAGCGGGAATTTCTAGCGGGCGGCTCCTGTTTTGTCAGGTGTTTGAGCGTCAATGCTGCTTTTGAAGTTCGCCGCTGCACGCTAACAGGgaaagacgtgtgtgtgtgtgtgtgtgtgtgtgtgtgtgtgtgtgtgtgtgtgtgcttggaccGATTTGGACCAGGACATGTGGTTCTCGGTGGTGGGGAGGAAAGAGCAGGTATGTTTGTCGAAAAAACTGCGTTGGATTTCAAAGCCGGTGGGCGGTGGGTCGGATGAAGTCTCGCGTGCTGCAAGCCGGCCTCGGGGTTTTGGGCTCTCCACTGTTTGCTCAGCTAATGATTAAACTGGCGAGCTCGCACGTGACTGCAGCAGCTGCACTTCACGATCGATTTGTTCAGTTGTAGGCGCGCGTCGTTTCATTTGTAATTCAAATTCGCTCGCAATTGGTGTCTCTAATCATCTCCCTCGCTTGAGGAAAGGAATCTTCTTTTAGTTTTGACGGCTGGCTATCTAGGCCCGAAACGATGAGAGCACCAAAAGTTTGTGTCTGCTTGAgtgattgtttgtttgtttgcttgcttgaaGGAACATTTGCACAAGTTAAACAATGGCTTGCAAAAcaaacgtccccccccccccccccccccattccatGTGGTCACCGACAATGGGGGGATGTCTGATTTCCTGTGCTACAGCAAGTCTCAGCCAAGTGTCAGCCTTCACGGCCACTTTAGCGCATTTGCCTTTTCAAAGTTGGACGTGGATTTATTTGGCGCGTGGGGCGAGGCCACTCGCAACGTCAAAATATCTCGGAAGACGACGGAGCCTTCGGGCCTCGCTTGTTGGAACACGCGTGATGCGAGGCAAAATGGGCATAGCGGCAAAAAAATCGGCTTCAACTCTCGTGTTATTGGCTTGCGCTAAAATGGCGCTTCTTACATAAGAAAACACCGGAGAGTAAAAATATGTCGGGTCAGGTGGTGCTCATTGGATTGCGGATTTTGTGTCCTCCTGCAGGGTGCCGGCCAGGAGAAACTGGGCATCTACATCAAGTCGGTGGTCAAAGGAGGCGCCGCCGACATGGTTGGTACCGCACACTGACGCACGCACATTTTCTCACACCCACATTGAGGCAATTTTTTCCTGTGGTTGTAGGATGGGCGACTGGCAGCCGGCGACCAGTTGCTGAGTGTGGATGGGCGCAGCCTGGTGGGCCTGTCCCAAGAGAGGTGAGGCGCCCATCTTGTTTTGCAGCCTTcacaccatcaaaaaaaaaaatgcctgggaagattttcaaaaacacagcaTACCGAAGGAGACATTTTGTGCACACACGAGAGCTCCCAGGTGTCCAAATAACACACCCTTGCTATAGCATGATGGGATTATACTGCCACCTGGTGGCCAACTTGCTCATGCCATGAATGAATCATGTTCCTTGAACTCTGTTTCAAGATGTTATGactgagcttttttttaatctgcggGGCCGGCGCAGGGCGGCCGAGCTGATGACCAGGACGGGATCGGTGGTGACGCTGGAGGTGGCCAAGCAGGGCGCCATTTACCACGGCCTTGCCACGCTCCTCAACCAGCCCAGCCCCATGATGCCTCGAGGTAACCGCCCCGCCGACACAAAAGCAAGACGGCGGGCAGGCTCGGAATGCCTTTTGGCGTGACGATCGGCCCTCCGTGACTTCCCGTTTGCGCAGCCTCGGACCGCAGCCGCGAGAAGAACGGCAAACTGCGTCCCAAGAGCGAAGGCTTCGAGTTGTACAACAGCTCGGTGCCCAACGGCTCCCCGGAGAGTCCGCAGGCCGGCTGGGACGCTTACCCGGAACCAAAGATGATGAGCGGGGAGGACCGGCTCCTCAAAAACCGGGCCAACCACCGCTCCAGTCCCAACGTGGCCAGTAAGCGCGTGCGCCTTGCAGCTCTAAACTATTTCACAGAAATGGCCTCCTCCAGTCCTCAATGAGCGCTCTCTCCTCAGATCAGGGCCAGAGTCCCGCGAGCAAGCCAGTCTACCCCGCTGGACCCGGCACCAAGATCACCTCCGTCTCCACCGGCAACCTGTGCGCTGACGTAAGTAGCGCGTCCGCCACTTTGCTCTGGTGGCCAACCGCACCCACCTGAGGAAAGTCACACTGGGATGTCAAGAGCACCATTTTGTGGAAAACTGGGAAGCGTCGAGAATGAACCATATGagaatttttcaattttttttaaagacctgTTTTTAAGTCAACCAATTTAGTGGTCTGTGAATAATCTTCCCTATCTGTCTCTGTCAGGATGAGCCTTCACCCCCGCGCCCAGAGGCGTACCCCATCCCCACGCAGACCTACGCCCGGGAATATTTCACCATCCCGGCGTCCAAGAGCCAGGACCGCGTGGTGGGCCCGGGGCCGGGACCCTCGCAGCACTGGCAGCCCATGGAGGACAGGGAACGGCTCCCCTCGGTGGACAGCATGCACAACAGCATGAAGGTACCAAAGAGTCATCGCCACAAGAACCCAAAACATTTGAGCCCAACTAAACCCCCCCGACCCCTGCAGCGAGTCAACCACTCGCAGGAGGACATGTACCCTCCTCCGTCCGGGATCCTGAGGCAGGACGAGCGCATGCAGCAGCACTACCAGCAGGAATACCAACACCGAGACCTGGACTACCAGCACAGAGATCTGGACTACCAGAGGGGACCTCCCGGTAAGAAGCTCAATGCGTCACGGAGACCACCGAGATGTGGAATTCTCACGGCCAGACCAAATTTGTGTGCTTCCAGGTTTGGCGGGAGCGGAGCAGTGGGTTGCTCAGCAGCAGGTTTCGTCCTCGCTGGAGTCGTCCACGTCCAGCCAGGAGCACCTCAACTACGCGTCGGCGTCCGGCAAGAACCAGAAGACGGGGCCGGGCCGCTGGAAGACGCCCAACGCGCCGCACGCCGTGCCGCCGCACTCGGTCCAGACGTCGTCGCGCTCGGACCTgccgccgccccctcccccgCCGCCGGCCACCTACCCGGACGCCTACGACATGTACGAGCCCCACGGCGAGATgcctctgccgccgccgccatccggCGCCAGCTCGGCAACGGCCCAGCAAGCCGCCGACCGCAAGAAGCGCGAAGAGCAACAACGCTGGTATGAGAAGGAGAAAGCCCGTCTGG encodes:
- the afdna gene encoding afadin isoform X14; amino-acid sequence: MSGNREEERRKLADIINHWNANRLDLFEISRPTEDLEFHGVMRFYFQDRMAGNFATKCIRVSSTATTQDVIETLAEKFRPDMRMLSSPRYSLYEVHVSGERQLDLDEKPLVVQLNWNKDDREGRFVLKNENDILPKKSQSNGPEKEKDGVIQNFKRTLSKKEKKKEKKREKEFGRITDGDDQMPNRDDGENSRLAAEVYKDMPETSFTRTISNPEVVMKRRRQQKLEKRMQEFMSSDGRPDSGGTLRIYADSLKPNIPYKTILLSTRDTADFAVAEALEKYGLEKENPREYCIARQDDKSGKEAILDDGECPLQIFRDWPADRGALVFQLKKRPPDYHLRKTRKADDKGLQGKNGSGPLPPEKLPYLVELSPDGSDSRDKPKLYRLQHSVTEVGSDCTDDGAIQLLGPGVLPHHCNLTHSEGLVTVTPRGPEAETFVDGQRVGETVALRSGATLRFGSALVFKFVDPLYDQAAKREPPGAMRARHKSGSVPDTTFDLQGDMHGVAAIPTSKSSGKLEMERGMVKPMIRGEPQDGRTQDGSGDRPDLTLPASIEFRENSEDTFLSAIINYTNSSTVHFKLSPTYVLYMACRFVLSPAYRPDMSPSERTHKVIAIVNKMVSMMEGVIQKQKNIAGALAFWMANASELLNFIKQDRDLSRVTLDAQDVLAHLVQMAFKYLVHCLQGDLNNYMAAFLDDPEEHNPQRPKIEDVLHTLTGAMSLLRRCRVNAALTIQLFSQLFHFINMWLFNKLVTDSESGLCCHYWGAILRQQLSHIEAWAEKQGLELAADCHLSRIVQATTLLTMDKYSMQDVQNIHSTCFKLNSLQLHALMTNYHCAPDEPYIPPELIDHVVAVAENTADELARSDGREVQLEEDPDLQLPFLLPEDGYSCDVVRSLPNGLQDFLDPLLQRGFCRLTPHPRSPGTWTVHFEGADCDSHFAAVDNSDMPMRKEPEVVTVTLKKHNGMGLSIVAAKGAGQEKLGIYIKSVVKGGAADMDGRLAAGDQLLSVDGRSLVGLSQERAAELMTRTGSVVTLEVAKQGAIYHGLATLLNQPSPMMPRASDRSREKNGKLRPKSEGFELYNSSVPNGSPESPQAGWDAYPEPKMMSGEDRLLKNRANHRSSPNVANQGQSPASKPVYPAGPGTKITSVSTGNLCADDEPSPPRPEAYPIPTQTYAREYFTIPASKSQDRVVGPGPGPSQHWQPMEDRERLPSVDSMHNSMKRVNHSQEDMYPPPSGILRQDERMQQHYQQEYQHRDLDYQHRDLDYQRGPPGLAGAEQWVAQQQVSSSLESSTSSQEHLNYASASGKNQKTGPGRWKTPNAPHAVPPHSVQTSSRSDLPPPPPPPPATYPDAYDMYEPHGEMPLPPPPSGASSATAQQAADRKKREEQQRWYEKEKARLEEERERKRREQERKLGQIRANPVMPVQPHNNGGTLPPAPAHHYPQQQQQQPPPPASMGPPHAYPPQQPPSRPEKLASLPRSAVPPSSNPPGMETVIRDLLPQQQPRTIERRDLQYITISKEELTSDSLSPDPWKRDAREKAEKQQQLHIVDLLDKEIQELQSKPERTAEESDRLRKLMLEWQFQKRLQESKQSDEDEEEEDDEDVDTMMIMQRLEAEKRARLQDEERRRKQQLEEIRKREADERTKQEEERRWREEERVKREAAEKRRQEEEYYTRLEAERRRQHDEAERRLLSPDEPAGFNSYTGNSAGVVGSGEFYKDPRDKWAKSQEQENIPSGGDDDAPPESLTFKERQRLFSQGKEVSNKVKASRKLMELENELNTK
- the afdna gene encoding afadin isoform X11; the encoded protein is MSGNREEERRKLADIINHWNANRLDLFEISRPTEDLEFHGVMRFYFQDRMAGNFATKCIRVSSTATTQDVIETLAEKFRPDMRMLSSPRYSLYEVHVSGEERQLDLDEKPLVVQLNWNKDDREGRFVLKNENDILPKKSQSNGPEKEKDGVIQNFKRTLSKKEKKKEKKREKEFGRITDGDDQMPNRDDGENSRLAAEVYKDMPETSFTRTISNPEVVMKRRRQQKLEKRMQEFMSSDGRPDSGGTLRIYADSLKPNIPYKTILLSTRDTADFAVAEALEKYGLEKENPREYCIARQDDKSGKEAILDDGECPLQIFRDWPADRGALVFQLKKRPPDYHLRKTRKADDKGLQGKNGSGPLPPEKLPYLVELSPDGSDSRDKPKLYRLQHSVTEVGSDCTDDGAIQLLGPGVLPHHCNLTHSEGLVTVTPRGPEAETFVDGQRVGETVALRSGATLRFGSALVFKFVDPLYDQAAKREPPGAMRARHKSGSVPDTTFDLQGDMHGVAAIPTSKSSGKLEMERGMVKPMIRGEPQDGRTQDGSGDRPDLTLPASIEFRENSEDTFLSAIINYTNSSTVHFKLSPTYVLYMACRFVLSPAYRPDMSPSERTHKVIAIVNKMVSMMEGVIQESPEGDQKQKNIAGALAFWMANASELLNFIKQDRDLSRVTLDAQDVLAHLVQMAFKYLVHCLQGDLNNYMAAFLDDPEEHNPQRPKIEDVLHTLTGAMSLLRRCRVNAALTIQLFSQLFHFINMWLFNKLVTDSESGLCCHYWGAILRQQLSHIEAWAEKQGLELAADCHLSRIVQATTLLTMDKYSMQDVQNIHSTCFKLNSLQLHALMTNYHCAPDEPYIPPELIDHVVAVAENTADELARSDGREVQLEEDPDLQLPFLLPEDGYSCDVVRSLPNGLQDFLDPLLQRGFCRLTPHPRSPGTWTVHFEGADCDSHFAAVDNSDMPMRKEPEVVTVTLKKHNGMGLSIVAAKGAGQEKLGIYIKSVVKGGAADMDGRLAAGDQLLSVDGRSLVGLSQERAAELMTRTGSVVTLEVAKQGAIYHGLATLLNQPSPMMPRASDRSREKNGKLRPKSEGFELYNSSVPNGSPESPQAGWDAYPEPKMMSGEDRLLKNRANHRSSPNVANQGQSPASKPVYPAGPGTKITSVSTGNLCADDEPSPPRPEAYPIPTQTYAREYFTIPASKSQDRVVGPGPGPSQHWQPMEDRERLPSVDSMHNSMKRVNHSQEDMYPPPSGILRQDERMQQHYQQEYQHRDLDYQHRDLDYQRGPPGLAGAEQWVAQQQVSSSLESSTSSQEHLNYASASGKNQKTGPGRWKTPNAPHAVPPHSVQTSSRSDLPPPPPPPPATYPDAYDMYEPHGEMPLPPPPSGASSATAQQAADRKKREEQQRWYEKEKARLEEERERKRREQERKLGQIRANPVMPVQPHNNGGTLPPAPAHHYPQQQQQQPPPPASMGPPHAYPPQQPPSRPEKLASLPRSAVPPSSNPPGMETVIRDLLPQQQPRTIERRDLQYITISKEELTSDSLSPDPWKRDAREKAEKQQQLHIVDLLDKEIQELQSKPERTAEESDRLRKLMLEWQFQKRLQESKQSDEDEEEEDDEDVDTMMIMQRLEAEKRARESLHT